A region of Pseudodesulfovibrio alkaliphilus DNA encodes the following proteins:
- a CDS encoding ABC transporter ATP-binding protein codes for MGILFFMKNTCERAPGVAPKLVGAILLAAMASIVYPIPILAGWEMLRDSLYSTDSTPSAWPAALAVSAIFACISFRLLSSWLSHLSAAQVSRTLRLALMEHLGKLPLHWFATRSTGELKKILNTDVGEIDKFIAHNITDTVSALCLPFVSILVMSWVDWRLALLLIVLMVYAASIQVGSYKDAFKNKFMQRYNEALVMLHVDSADFVQGMPDIKIFNKSTESFSRMGEAVRRLNSMQEHVVSFYALRWGNYLTVIAAPLAAMSIAGGIFHMQGTLPIDRYILAIMLGSLALVPLVAILRFSSFVMRTYYSCVAIMAILDVPIERKGNFTRNDVGNADIHVSGLTKNFGDKPVLKDVSFRTRPGTVTAVVGMSGSGKSTLATILAGMEEADSGSITIGGLPLGSLPSAELAACFSVVFQKPFIFSGTVIENIRLGKEDASVNQVIEAARMAHAAGFIETLPQGYDTMIGAGGDVHLSGGQYQRIALARMALRNAPIVLLDEATAFSDPESEAEIQKGLASYLTDKTVIVIAHRLRSIAAADTIIVLDQGQIVQTGNHEELLATEGIYARLWAADATARSWTIRNKSLCHDKEQV; via the coding sequence GTGGGCATCCTTTTTTTTATGAAAAATACCTGCGAGAGAGCCCCTGGGGTAGCACCAAAACTCGTCGGCGCTATTTTGCTGGCCGCCATGGCATCTATTGTCTACCCCATCCCCATTTTAGCTGGATGGGAAATGCTTCGGGACTCTCTTTACAGCACAGACTCAACTCCATCGGCATGGCCTGCTGCATTGGCTGTTTCTGCAATATTTGCTTGTATTTCCTTTCGACTTCTGTCCTCATGGCTCTCCCATCTTTCAGCCGCACAAGTCAGCCGGACACTGCGTCTTGCGCTCATGGAGCATCTCGGCAAACTTCCCTTGCATTGGTTTGCAACCAGAAGCACAGGTGAACTAAAAAAAATACTCAATACAGACGTTGGCGAGATTGACAAGTTCATAGCCCATAACATTACCGATACAGTTTCCGCCCTGTGTCTGCCCTTTGTATCTATCTTGGTCATGAGTTGGGTCGACTGGAGGTTGGCCCTGTTGCTGATTGTACTGATGGTTTATGCAGCTTCTATCCAGGTAGGTAGCTACAAGGATGCGTTTAAAAACAAATTCATGCAGCGGTACAATGAAGCCCTGGTTATGCTTCACGTGGATTCAGCGGACTTCGTTCAAGGCATGCCCGACATCAAGATTTTCAACAAGTCCACGGAATCATTCAGCCGCATGGGCGAAGCTGTGCGCAGGCTGAATTCCATGCAAGAACACGTAGTCTCCTTCTACGCGCTCCGCTGGGGCAACTATCTCACTGTCATTGCGGCCCCTCTTGCCGCCATGTCCATTGCGGGGGGAATCTTCCACATGCAGGGGACCCTGCCCATTGATCGCTACATCCTCGCCATCATGCTCGGAAGCCTGGCCCTGGTTCCGCTGGTAGCAATCCTGCGTTTTTCATCCTTTGTGATGCGCACTTACTACAGCTGCGTGGCAATCATGGCGATTCTGGATGTACCGATTGAAAGAAAAGGCAACTTTACTCGCAACGATGTTGGCAATGCAGACATACATGTGAGCGGCCTGACCAAAAACTTCGGAGACAAGCCTGTACTCAAGGATGTTAGTTTCAGGACACGCCCGGGGACCGTGACCGCCGTTGTCGGCATGAGCGGCTCAGGGAAGAGCACCCTTGCCACTATTCTTGCTGGCATGGAGGAAGCTGACAGTGGCAGCATCACCATTGGAGGATTGCCTCTGGGGTCGCTGCCTTCGGCTGAGCTAGCGGCATGTTTCTCTGTGGTCTTTCAAAAGCCATTCATTTTTAGCGGTACTGTCATTGAGAATATTCGACTCGGGAAAGAGGATGCATCCGTCAACCAGGTCATTGAAGCCGCCCGTATGGCCCATGCAGCCGGTTTCATAGAGACCCTGCCCCAAGGATACGACACGATGATAGGTGCTGGCGGCGATGTTCATCTTTCCGGGGGCCAGTATCAGCGTATCGCCCTGGCACGAATGGCCCTGCGGAACGCCCCCATTGTGCTGCTTGATGAGGCGACTGCTTTTTCTGACCCTGAGAGCGAGGCTGAAATACAGAAAGGGCTGGCCTCATACCTGACCGACAAAACGGTCATTGTCATCGCACATCGCCTTCGCTCCATAGCTGCAGCCGATACCATCATCGTCCTTGACCAAGGCCAAATCGTACAGACCGGAAATCACGAGGAACTTCTTGCCACTGAGGGCATCTATGCCCGCCTCTGGGCAGCCGACGCCACGGCAAGATCATGGACGATACGGAACAAAAGCTTATGCCACGACAAGGAACAGGTATGA
- a CDS encoding ABC transporter ATP-binding protein: protein MDDTEQKLMPRQGTGMIKSLNFISEHRSKLLAPLAQNTAAALLLTASYAVAVQLILSFLHPSQSGLPWAQIIWGGLIANLLLGYFYLIRGYTRNSMRIGHQISTTLRLKLCSHIQKLPLSFLKKNTPSKITGTLLNDMVYTESVFSVYIYELAASLLIPCLLMLALAIMNWQIAAAALCAIFTAIPFLLMSYRSASDSSPEYMEAKAKTDHSMQEYLEGIRELKGADRTGERFLPFIHHNDAMQRISLNIETRLGIYCQTYTGILDLIFVVIFVLGSLAHSKNNLSLAVLIFLLCMANRLIEPMQMLGMFLTEFRFALGALGRVMDIFKEKPLPTEIGFKKPADGSFSFNSVSFSYGGEQVLKNICIHAPEGSVTALVGESGSGKTTVTNLLLRFWDADTGSIHVGGTDIKTMDQQELYSLFSVVFQDVYLFNDTIMNNIRMGKSNATDDEVIEAARLACCHDFIMMLKDGYNTGVGQNGAMLSGGERQRIAIARAILAQAPILVLDEATASIDPENELQIQRGLNNLIQGRTLLVIAHRLSTIRYADQILVLQQGRIVEQGTHDELIELKGSYHHLWEAQESIKSWSVR, encoded by the coding sequence ATGGACGATACGGAACAAAAGCTTATGCCACGACAAGGAACAGGTATGATAAAGTCATTGAATTTCATCAGTGAACACAGAAGCAAGCTCCTGGCGCCCCTTGCCCAAAATACGGCGGCTGCGCTGCTTTTGACAGCATCGTACGCAGTAGCCGTCCAATTGATTCTTTCTTTTCTACATCCCTCGCAAAGCGGCCTTCCTTGGGCGCAGATCATTTGGGGTGGCCTCATTGCAAATCTTTTGCTGGGCTATTTTTATCTTATCCGTGGGTATACTCGGAATTCTATGAGGATTGGCCACCAGATCTCGACGACATTGAGACTCAAACTATGCTCCCACATACAAAAACTGCCACTTTCGTTTTTGAAGAAAAACACACCTTCAAAAATAACAGGTACACTTTTGAATGACATGGTGTACACCGAGTCGGTTTTCTCGGTTTATATTTATGAACTGGCTGCAAGCTTACTTATTCCATGCCTGCTGATGTTGGCACTGGCAATCATGAACTGGCAAATCGCTGCCGCCGCGCTGTGTGCCATCTTCACAGCCATTCCTTTTCTGCTTATGTCGTATAGATCGGCATCAGATAGTAGCCCTGAGTACATGGAGGCAAAGGCGAAGACCGATCACTCGATGCAGGAATACCTGGAAGGCATACGGGAATTGAAAGGGGCCGATCGAACTGGAGAGAGATTTCTTCCTTTCATTCATCACAACGATGCCATGCAACGAATCTCCCTGAACATTGAAACCCGACTGGGCATATACTGTCAGACGTATACCGGCATACTGGACTTGATCTTTGTCGTTATTTTTGTCTTGGGTAGCCTTGCTCATTCCAAAAACAATCTGTCACTAGCCGTTCTCATCTTTCTTCTTTGCATGGCCAACAGACTCATCGAGCCCATGCAGATGCTCGGGATGTTCCTGACCGAATTCAGATTCGCCCTTGGAGCACTGGGACGTGTCATGGATATTTTCAAAGAGAAGCCATTGCCGACCGAAATCGGCTTCAAAAAACCCGCAGATGGCAGCTTTTCATTCAACTCGGTGTCCTTCTCCTACGGCGGGGAGCAGGTGCTCAAGAATATCTGCATCCACGCTCCTGAAGGGAGCGTTACGGCTTTGGTCGGAGAATCAGGAAGCGGCAAAACCACTGTCACCAACCTTTTGCTGCGGTTTTGGGATGCCGATACAGGCAGCATTCACGTTGGAGGAACGGATATTAAGACCATGGACCAACAGGAGTTGTATTCATTGTTCAGTGTAGTGTTTCAGGATGTGTACCTTTTCAACGACACGATCATGAACAACATCCGCATGGGCAAGAGCAACGCCACCGACGACGAAGTCATCGAGGCTGCTCGCCTTGCCTGCTGCCATGACTTCATAATGATGCTCAAGGATGGATACAATACGGGTGTGGGCCAAAACGGTGCAATGCTATCCGGTGGAGAGCGCCAACGCATCGCCATAGCCAGGGCGATTCTTGCACAAGCGCCTATTCTGGTGCTTGATGAGGCCACTGCCTCCATTGACCCTGAAAATGAACTCCAGATTCAACGCGGCCTGAATAACCTGATCCAGGGACGGACCTTACTGGTCATTGCCCACCGATTGTCCACCATTCGATACGCCGATCAGATTTTGGTTCTTCAGCAAGGTCGAATTGTCGAACAGGGAACTCACGATGAACTGATCGAATTAAAGGGCTCGTATCACCATCTCTGGGAAGCCCAGGAATCCATCAAGTCCTGGTCCGTCAGGTAA
- a CDS encoding TonB-dependent receptor: MPKHLRTTLKHLVTATLYCVLLSIPALAGAADKEKEPEQEGEKSYQLPSVVVTADKSSKDVQKTPIAMTVFTEQDLEDNNIKTIRDALARVPSLMQVEDIGGNTKLSFRGALSSTGTETSPLVMYIDGVPVDSYSFLDANLLNIERIEVLRGAQSSIYGKNAFGGVVNIISKKPDNELQGKAFADAGTEESYGFGGVVSGPIVEDKLFFSLAGSHAHSSGFMDHPNSSDSNLERNVRLKGQMRLLPTDESELNLHMDYTAKRDGFIPYALGKSASLESPAADSDYRDEDIVNMALHGAVDFEHLTFKSITTYRNDIMKSSLDTKPIYGPAVGGLSNYHDVSSEYTQELRLQSREDKENSFNWLAGLYGGYRDFDRKEFNLVMGGVEITDYPYQEKTLDFAPFAQVEIPLAEAFTLTGGLRWQYVKRNASLHYELFQVPQYEVNPSDSWSEWLPRLVLSYDISDEHMIYAGVNKSFLPGGYNRQNTVSTVKYTYDSQTAWNYELGAKTSWLDKRLNANLTLFYSKYKDMQVRQWDAIAVSTFAENAGAATAYGAELDLDMQISSELRAMAAVGYTHAKYDDFISKSFAGTDVDYSGKKVENTPNYTGNVSLVYRHGSGLMAQLGAQYAGKMYWAADNIDSRDPVITANAKVGYEAESFDVYLYSTNLFDERYANAYGGANLDIVIMAPPREVGLQFNYRW, from the coding sequence GTGCCCAAACATCTACGAACCACACTGAAACATCTCGTCACAGCCACTCTCTATTGCGTTTTGCTCAGCATTCCAGCCCTTGCAGGCGCTGCCGACAAAGAGAAGGAACCTGAACAGGAAGGGGAAAAAAGCTACCAGCTTCCGAGCGTTGTGGTCACAGCAGATAAAAGCAGCAAAGACGTGCAGAAGACTCCAATAGCTATGACCGTCTTTACCGAGCAGGACCTGGAAGACAACAATATCAAAACAATTCGTGATGCGCTCGCCCGTGTGCCGAGTTTAATGCAGGTGGAAGACATTGGCGGAAACACAAAACTATCGTTTCGTGGAGCGCTCTCGTCCACCGGCACGGAAACGAGCCCCCTGGTCATGTACATTGATGGCGTCCCGGTCGACTCCTATTCCTTTCTTGATGCCAACCTTTTAAACATTGAGCGAATTGAAGTCTTGCGCGGCGCTCAATCTTCCATTTACGGAAAAAACGCCTTTGGCGGTGTTGTGAATATTATATCCAAAAAGCCGGACAACGAGCTCCAGGGCAAGGCTTTCGCAGATGCCGGGACCGAAGAGAGCTACGGGTTCGGGGGTGTCGTCAGCGGCCCGATCGTTGAAGACAAGCTCTTCTTCTCGCTGGCTGGCAGCCATGCCCACAGCAGCGGATTTATGGACCACCCCAACAGCTCCGACAGCAATCTCGAACGCAATGTGCGGTTAAAAGGGCAAATGCGCCTGCTTCCAACGGATGAATCGGAACTGAATCTTCACATGGACTACACCGCAAAACGCGATGGCTTTATCCCGTATGCCCTCGGCAAATCGGCTTCGCTGGAGTCGCCAGCGGCTGATTCGGATTATCGGGATGAGGACATCGTGAACATGGCCTTGCATGGCGCAGTCGATTTCGAGCACCTGACATTCAAAAGCATCACAACCTATCGCAACGACATCATGAAGTCATCGCTGGACACAAAGCCTATATACGGTCCTGCCGTTGGCGGGCTTTCCAACTACCACGATGTCAGCAGTGAATACACACAGGAGTTGAGGCTGCAAAGCCGCGAGGACAAAGAAAACAGCTTCAACTGGTTGGCGGGTCTGTATGGTGGATACAGGGATTTCGACCGCAAAGAATTCAACTTGGTCATGGGCGGCGTGGAGATCACCGACTATCCGTACCAAGAAAAAACGCTTGATTTCGCACCATTTGCACAGGTCGAGATTCCGCTTGCCGAGGCTTTCACACTTACGGGCGGATTGCGCTGGCAATATGTCAAACGCAACGCGTCACTTCACTATGAGCTCTTTCAAGTCCCTCAATATGAAGTCAACCCCAGCGACTCATGGTCCGAATGGTTGCCCAGGCTCGTTCTTTCTTACGACATCAGCGATGAGCACATGATCTATGCAGGTGTTAACAAGAGCTTCCTGCCCGGCGGATACAATCGGCAGAACACGGTGTCCACGGTCAAATACACCTACGACTCACAGACTGCCTGGAACTACGAGTTGGGTGCGAAGACTTCATGGCTTGACAAACGACTCAATGCCAACCTGACGCTCTTCTATTCCAAGTACAAGGATATGCAGGTACGTCAATGGGATGCCATAGCTGTGTCGACTTTCGCAGAAAACGCAGGAGCGGCGACCGCCTATGGTGCGGAACTCGATTTGGACATGCAGATCAGCTCCGAGCTAAGAGCCATGGCTGCAGTCGGTTACACTCACGCCAAGTATGACGACTTCATCAGCAAGTCCTTTGCGGGCACAGATGTGGATTATTCCGGGAAAAAAGTGGAGAACACCCCGAATTACACCGGAAACGTCTCGCTTGTGTACCGTCATGGCAGTGGGCTCATGGCTCAACTAGGAGCGCAATACGCTGGGAAAATGTACTGGGCGGCTGACAATATTGACTCTCGTGATCCCGTCATCACGGCGAATGCCAAGGTCGGATATGAAGCGGAATCGTTTGACGTATACCTCTACTCTACCAACCTTTTTGACGAACGGTACGCCAACGCCTACGGCGGAGCAAACCTGGATATCGTGATCATGGCTCCCCCCCGAGAAGTCGGCTTGCAATTCAACTATCGCTGGTAG
- a CDS encoding MATE family efflux transporter: MRILKTFRTELSKFLPLFGPLLVSQYAQTANGIIDTIMAARLGPEGLGSVAVGVALWMPVYMFVIGVLFGVLIIVAQHFGAKDAESIQNSAWQGIWTGLGLGIATAALVYAVSSQMGWFGSDPGLADNARGYVRMVIIGFPFGATAVALRFYSEGQEAVLPVTVMAVLVVGFNTFFNYVLMFGNFGFPAMGAQGCGLATSLSMVLFLIMLAVYTSFSPRFKNVRLLKSIKLPNPASLKAIFKLGLPIGFGVTSEYLVLSVITLFIGSVGALQVSAHQVAFSCMMLFFTIPASMSFAASIRVGVLMGAGDPGALRRSVNSILSLCAITGIVLGFIMFFQAKSLAVLMADQSGIATLAAGLIKIAALFLFSDAIQICCNGILRGVGDTAKPFAITASVYWLFCMPFGYILSGMPLPFGLSIPSGLFGIHGWWISLTISISLVAILLYHRVRKTLQDKEIVYNEAYSGV; this comes from the coding sequence ATGCGAATTCTTAAAACTTTCCGCACTGAACTCTCCAAGTTCCTTCCCCTGTTCGGCCCACTTCTGGTCTCACAATACGCTCAGACTGCCAACGGCATCATCGACACGATCATGGCCGCAAGACTCGGGCCTGAGGGGCTCGGCAGCGTTGCCGTGGGGGTGGCTTTATGGATGCCGGTATACATGTTCGTAATCGGCGTACTCTTCGGTGTCCTGATCATCGTCGCACAGCATTTCGGTGCCAAGGACGCCGAAAGCATTCAGAACTCGGCCTGGCAGGGTATATGGACGGGACTTGGCCTCGGGATTGCCACGGCCGCACTCGTTTACGCGGTTTCCAGCCAGATGGGGTGGTTCGGATCAGATCCGGGACTGGCTGACAATGCCCGGGGGTATGTCCGGATGGTCATCATCGGATTTCCATTCGGTGCCACAGCCGTTGCCCTGAGATTCTACAGCGAGGGGCAGGAGGCGGTGCTGCCAGTAACTGTCATGGCGGTCCTGGTCGTGGGTTTCAATACGTTTTTCAACTATGTCCTTATGTTCGGCAACTTCGGATTCCCGGCAATGGGGGCCCAGGGGTGCGGACTGGCAACAAGTCTTTCGATGGTCCTGTTTTTGATAATGCTCGCGGTGTACACGAGCTTTTCCCCGCGATTCAAGAATGTACGCCTGCTGAAAAGCATCAAACTGCCCAACCCGGCCTCCCTGAAGGCCATTTTCAAGCTGGGCCTGCCCATAGGATTCGGGGTCACCAGCGAATACCTGGTGCTGTCGGTCATCACCCTGTTCATTGGGAGCGTCGGCGCCTTGCAGGTGTCTGCCCATCAGGTGGCTTTCAGTTGCATGATGCTCTTTTTCACCATCCCGGCATCAATGAGCTTTGCCGCGTCCATACGGGTGGGGGTCCTCATGGGTGCGGGAGACCCAGGCGCTCTCCGGCGCTCGGTGAACAGCATTCTCTCCCTGTGTGCCATTACAGGGATTGTTCTCGGCTTCATTATGTTCTTCCAGGCGAAATCGCTTGCCGTTCTGATGGCGGATCAATCCGGGATCGCAACCCTGGCCGCGGGACTCATTAAAATTGCAGCCCTGTTCCTGTTTTCGGATGCCATTCAAATTTGCTGCAACGGAATCCTGCGCGGAGTGGGAGATACGGCCAAACCTTTCGCCATAACGGCTTCCGTTTATTGGCTGTTCTGCATGCCATTTGGCTACATTCTTTCCGGGATGCCGCTTCCCTTCGGCCTGTCGATCCCTTCGGGGCTCTTCGGTATCCACGGCTGGTGGATTTCCCTGACCATTAGCATCTCTTTGGTCGCGATCCTCCTGTATCACAGGGTTCGCAAGACACTACAAGACAAGGAAATCGTCTACAATGAGGCCTACTCCGGCGTATAG